Proteins encoded together in one Mugil cephalus isolate CIBA_MC_2020 chromosome 16, CIBA_Mcephalus_1.1, whole genome shotgun sequence window:
- the itgb4 gene encoding integrin beta-4 isoform X2 has product MGRWTWLHLSVGLWLLAVMLTCCCAEENYCFAARSKTCSDCVQAGKGCAYCSDENFSGHRCDLYENIVAHGCSSAGIITYSSAMLIERKEKINVGLQQSQVTPQQMSMTFLPGEEKLVDVEVFAPTKGPLDLYILMDFSNSMADDLDNLKRMGKELASLVEKLSDDYTIGFGKFVDKVVEPQTDMRPSKLKQPWPNSDPPFSFKNVIKLTNDLDFFNSELQDEKISGNLDAPEGGFDAMLQAAVCGDKIGWRSLSTHLLVFSTESAFHYEADGANVLSGILPRNDELCHLDINNGYTMDTKQDYPSVPTLVRLLGKHNIIPIFAVTNHSFTYYQKLKEYFPIAEVGLLQEDSSNILQVMETAFESIRSKMSIRAEDKPKAFEAQFLHTSGKVADYGNFNFKPGAIGKFKMRLKAQRMIGEEPVCSRNPDEKQGLIRVKPTTFNTAVNVNATVLCPTCDCEKNRIPNADKCNGNGDLVCGKCQCHGGWLGTFCNCSASASALDTNLCKAPGIAEPCSGRGDCLACGTCVCFNPDQFEGPYCQYDKTQCQRYGGFLCNDRGSCVMGKCSCTEGWEGSACECPKSNQTCLDSKGGVCNGRGKCVCGRCECPNSGLEMTSGCEPNFQAQLGVCEATRSCVQCKAWKTGEKKGEECEKCPFDIVLVDELKKPEEVFDSCSFRDEDDDCTYHYTVENSKATTGKDLEVQVLKEKDCPPASLLWLLPFILFLLLLLALLLLCCWKYCACCASCLQRCLGFLPCCAGGRVVGFKEDEYLLRHPLVTSDHLDTPMVRTGPPKGTDLVHWKVTDNVHRGINQTQALIKPNPKETIPFPVSLRLNTLFSESLSRPESRDAERLRGEVVENLNAVYKQIPGAQKVQKTTFRMQRNAGKRQDYTIVDTVLAAPRSAYPDIIKLTEKNVQSGNFNGLKVVPGYYTVASDREAEGLIEFQEGVETVDVHVPLFVKEEDDAKKQLRVEAIDVPLGIATIGKPSVDITIIKEKATSAFSFLQPAYTYSRQDGVANIPISREIFEDGRTQVTYGTRDLTAKDKKDYVGVEANLSYGPGETQKTVPVRLLELGEKDGLLDGKQVKQFVMDLSNPQQGAKLGRYPRTTVTITDMPEPSVVAFKKDMQNFTTSDSSYVIPVVRTRNLESPATVKWRTKKAQRFDLSGPLKFGPGETEKNIVIDPTTYPSPIQPETFQVELFDPSNATVGEVKTTHVNVTDPRSPEVSHMQTKGYISPKATSPGGHLPPPSNLRAKATGPRNIRLNWNPSFGNAAGYKVKYWIYGDQDKDPHVLDVKTPQAELTNLYPCCDYEMRVCAYNAMGDGYETDIVSCQTLEDAPGEPGRLAFNVISPTVTQVSWAEPAETNGDITAYEVIYIPIDDDLKPVGAAKKVQIDNPKKRMLLIENLQTAQTYQYKVRAKNSVGWGPFRDASINLASQPTRPLSIPIIPDVPIVDAEAGDEYDGYLMYSSDVLKSPAGSKTPSVSGDDSMTNGRWDQNFLFPGGSGTRNLSTSSSPMSTLGSNYRGGGGSFTTETSTTYMSGPGGSRRQDMIGGGVYTSDVIMRKRSENRGYTDENIRDSIVMGDMSGTFTNIGGFGYSGMQSSSQSQFSYSLAQGSRARTSSSDVNEALYNLDRVLHDARITPGIPDTPTRLVFSALGPTALKVSWQEPHCEKDILGYCVLYQQINGGEMKRVNVTNPAENAVIIQDLLPNHSYVFKVKAQSQEGWGPEREGVITIESAVDPMSPLSPMPGSPFTLSTPSAPGPLVFTALSPDSLQLSWDKPRKPNGEILGYVVTCEQMHGGGDVRSFEVNGDSSETSLTVPDLTENVPYKFKVQARTTQGFGPEREGIITIESQDGSALSQYTNQSLSRRDVFHMPTEISSRTNVSHTMVGDPSFFSDGMMMTTQHTETSGMVTRQITKEVVQRSVMGGTTVTKKMFYES; this is encoded by the exons ATGGGGAGATGGACATGGTTACATCTCTCGGTGGGTCTCTGGCTTCTAGCCGTCATGTTGACCTGCTGCTGCGCCGAAG AGAACTACTGCTTCGCTGCCAGGTCCAAAACCTGCTCAGATTGTGTGCAGGCTGGGAAAGGCTGCGCATACTGCTCCGATGAG AACTTCAGCGGCCACCGATGTGACCTGTACGAGAATATAGTCGCCCATGGCTGCAGTTCTGCTGGCATCATTACATATAGTAGCGCCATGCTGATAGAGAGA aaagagaaaattaaCGTGGGGCTTCAGCAGTCTCAGGTGACGCCGCAGCAGATGAGCATGACTTTTCTACCGGGGGAGGAGAAACTGGTGGACGTGGAGGTGTTCGCTCCCACCAAAGGCCCTCTGGATCTTTATATTCTTATGGACTTCTCAAACTCGATGGCTGACGATTTGGACAACTTGAAGAGAATGGGCAAAGAACTGG CTTCACTGGTGGAGAAGCTGTCAGATGACTACACCATTGgatttggaaagtttgtggACAAAGTGGTCGAGCCCCAGACCGATATGAGACCATCCAA GCTTAAGCAGCCGTGGCCCAACAGCGATCCTCCCTTCTCTTTCAAAAACGTCATCAAGCTGACAAATGACTTGGATTTCTTCAACAGCGAGCTCCAGGATGAGAAAATATCTGGCAACCTGGATGCTCCTGAAGGAGGGTTTGATGCCATGTTGCAGGCCGCAGTGTGTGGG GATAAGATCGGCTGGCGCAGCCTTAGCACGCACCTCCTGGTTTTCTCCACCGAGTCAGCCTTCCACTACGAGGCTGATGGTGCCAATGTGCTATCGGGAATCCTGCCTCGCAACGATGAGCTTTGTCATCTGGACATTAACAACGGTTACACAATGGATACAAAGCAGGATTACCCTTCAGTGCCCACACTGGTCCGTCTGCTgggaaaacacaacatcatcCCGATCTTTGCTGTCACCAACCACTCCTTCACGTACTACCAG AAACTCAAAGAGTATTTCCCCATCGCTGAGGTTGGTCTGCTGCAAGAAGACTCATCCAACATCCTACAAGTCATGGAGACTGCCTTTGAG AGTATCCGTTCTAAGATGAGCATCCGTGCAGAGGACAAACCCAAGGCTTTTGAGGCTCAGTTCTTACACACCAGCGGAAAAGTTGCAGATTATGGGAACTTTAATTTCAAGCCTGGAGCTATT GGCAAGTTCAAGATGCGACTGAAAGCCCAGCGCATGATTGGTGAAGAGCCTGTCTGTTCGAGGAATCCAGATGAAAAACAGGGGTTGATTAGAGTCAAACCTACGACCTTCAACACTGCCGTCAACGTAAACGCCACAGTTCTGTGTCCAACCTGTGACTGTGAGAAG aaTCGCATACCTAATGCAGATAAATGTAATGGCAATGGAGACCTGGTGTGCGGGAAGTGTCAGTGCCATGGCGGCTG GCTGGGTACTTTCTGTAACTGCTCAGCAAGCGCTTCAGCTCTGGACACCAACCTGTGCAAAGCTCCAGGCATTGCCGAGCCTTGCTCAGGCCGTGGAGACTGTCTGGCGTGTGGAACCTGTGTGTGCTTCAACCCGGATCAGTTTGAAGGACCCTACTGTCAGTACGACAAGACCCAGTGTCAGAGATATGGAGGTTTCCTCTGCAATG ACCGCGGCTCTTGCGTTATGGGAAAGTGTTCGTGTACTGAAGGCTGGGAGGGGAGTGCCTGCGAGTGTCCCAAGAGCAACCAGACCTGTCTCGACAGCAAGGGG GGTGTCTGCAACGGGCGAGGGAAATGTGTGTGCGGCCGCTGTGAATGTCCGAACTCTGGTCTTGAGATGACATCAGGATGTGAGCCAAATTTCCag GCCCAGTTAGGTGTGTGTGAAGCCACAAGGAGCTGTGTCCAGTGTAAAGCCTGGAAGAcgggagaaaagaaaggagaggagtgTGAAAAGTGCCCCTTCGACATTGTCTTGGTGGACGAACTGAAGAAAC CCGAGGAAGTGTTCGACTCGTGCAGTTTCCGCGACGAGGACGACGACTGTACGTACCACTACACTGTCGAAAACTCCAAAGCTACAACAGGGAAAGACTTGGAGGTTCAGGTGCTCAAAGAGAAAG ATTGTCCCCCTGCTAGCCTCCTGTGGTTGCTGCCTTTCATCTTGTTCCTCTTGCTACTGTTGGCacttctgctgctctgctgctggaaaTACTGCGCCTGCTGCGCATCCTGCCTTCAG AGATGCCTTGGCTTCCTACCTTGCTGTGCGGGAG GTCGCGTGGTTGGCTTCAAGGAGGATGAGTACTTGCTACGTCACCCTCTGGTCACCTCAGACCATCTGGACACACCGATGGTGAGGACTGGCCCACCCAAAGGAACAGACCTGGTGCACTGGAAGGTCACAGATAACGTGCACCGTGGAATCAATCAGACCCAGGCTCTGATAAAGCCAAACCCAAAAGAGACCA TCCCCTTCCCGGTCTCCCTCCGCCTAAACACCTTGTTCTCTGAAAGCCTTTCTCGTCCTGAATCCAGAGATGCTGAACGACTCCGTGGTGAAGTGGTTGAAAAT CTAAATGCAGTGTACAAGCAGATCCCTGGGGCACAGAAGGTACAAAAGACCACATTCAG AATGCAAAGAAATGCCGGAAAAAG GCAGGACTACACCATTGTGGACACCGTTTTGGCAGCCCCTCGCAGCGCTTACCCTGATATCATTAAATTGACTGAGAAGAACGTGCAGTCCGGAAACTTCAATGGCCTCAAAGTGGTGCCAGGCTACTATACTGTGGCTTCAGACAGAG AGGCTGAAGGTCTCATTGAGTTTCAAGAAGGTGTGGAGACAGTAGATGTTCATGTGCCACTCTTTGTCAAGGAAGAGGATGATGCCAAAAAACAGTTAAGGGTGGAGGCCATTGATGTGCCCCTGGGCATTGCAACGATCGGAAAGCCTTCGGTTGATATCACCATCATCAAAGAAAAAG CCACCAGTGCCTTCTCATTCCTCCAGCCGGCGTACACCTACAGCAGGCAGGATGGAGTGGCCAACATCCCAATCAGTCGAGAGATCTTTGAAGATGGACGCACGCAAGTCACCTACGGCACACGGGATCTCACTGCTAAGGATAAGAAG GACTATGTGGGTGTGGAAGCAAACCTGAGCTATGGTCCTGGTGAGACCCAGAAGACAGTTCCTGTCCGTCTGCTGGAGCTGGGTGAGAAAGATGGCCTCCTGGACGGCAAACAGGTCAAGCAGTTTGTCATGGATCTCAGTAACCCACAGCAGGGTGCCAAACTGGGGCGCTACCCAAGAACCACTGTCACTATCACAGACATGCCGG AACCCAGCGTGGTGGCGTTCAAGAAGGACATGCAGAACTTTACGACCTCAGATTCATCTTACGTCATCCCCGTGGTCCGCACTCGCAACTTAGAGAGTCCTGCCACCGTGAAATGGCGTACCAAGAAGGCCCAGCGCTTCGACCTTTCGGGCCCTCTGAAGTTTGGTCCTGGTGAAACAGAGAAGAACATAGTGATTGATCCAACAACCTACCCAAGCCCAATCCAGCCAGAGACCTTCCAGGTGGAGCTGTTTGACCCCAGCAATGCCACTGTTGGGGAGGTGAAGACCACCCATGTCAATGTCACAG ATCCCAGATCTCCAGAAGTGAGCCACATGCAAACGAAGGGCTACATAAGCCCCAAAGCCACCTCCCCCGGTGgtcacctcccccctccttcaaACTTGAGGGCAAAAGCAACTGGACCCAGAAACATCCGTTTGAACTGGAACCCATCATTTGGTAACGCCGCGGGATACAAG GTGAAGTACTGGATCTATGGAGACCAAGATAAAGATCCCCACGTCTTAGATGTGAAGACTCCTCAAGCTGAGTTGACCAACCTGTACCCCTGTTGTGACTATGAGATGCGGGTGTGCGCCTACAATGCAATGGGAGATGGCTATGAGACCGATattgtttcctgtcaaacactGGAGGATG CGCCTGGTGAACCTGGTCGTCTGGCCTTCAACGTCATTAGTCCAACTGTGACTCAAGTCAGCTGGGCAGAACCTGCTGAGACCAACGGGGACATTACAGCTTATGAGGTCATCTACATACCCATCGATGATGACCTGA AGCCAGTAGGAGCTGCAAAGAAAGTGCAGATCGACAACCCTAAGAAACGAATGCTGTTGATTGAGAATCTCCAGACTGCCCAGACCTATCAGTACAAGGTCCGTGCCAAGAACAGTGTGGGTTGGGGCCCCTTCAGAGATGCTTCCATCAACTTGGCATCACAGCCTACGAGACCTCTGTCCA TTCCCATCATTCCAGACGTTCCTATCGTGGATGCCGAGGCAGGGGATGAGTATGATGGCTACCTGATGTACAGCAGTGACGTGCTCAAGTCTCCGGCAGGCTCCAAGACACCCAGTGTCTCTGGTGATG ATTCCATGACCAACGGCAGGTGGGACCAGAACTTCCTTTTCCCGGGGGGCTCGGGAACACGCAACTTGTCGACGTCATCCTCTCCTATGTCCACCCTGGGCTCCAACTACAGAGGGGGGGGCGGCTCCTTCACCACCGAAACCTCCACCACCTACATGTCTGGACCAG GAGGCTCCCGTAGGCAGGACATGATCGGCGGCGGAGTCTACACATCTGACGTCATCATGAGGAAGCGTTCGGAGAACCGAGGTTACACGGACGAAAACATCCGGGACTCCATCGTCATGGGAGATATGTCGGGCACGTTCACAAATATTG GTGGTTTTGGCTACAgtgggatgcagagcagctctcAGAGCCAGTTCAGCTACAGCCTCGCTCAGGGTTCGAGGGCCAGGACCAGCTCTTCTGACGTCAATGAGGCCTTATATAACCTGGACAGGGTGCTCCATG ATGCACGCATCACCCCCGGCATCCCCGACACTCCCACCCGGCTGGTGTTTTCTGCTCTGGGACCTACCGCCCTCAAAGTCAGCTGGCAGGAGCCTCATTGCGAGAAAGACATCCTGGGCTACTGCGTCCTATACCAGCAGATCAACGGAG GTGAGATGAAGCGTGTCAACGTGACGAACCCGGCGGAGAACGCCGTGATCATCCAGGACCTGCTGCCCAACCACTCCTACGTATTTAAGGTGAAGGCCCAGAGCCAGGAGGGCTGGGgtccagagagagagggagtcaTCACCATCGAGTCGGCTGTCGACCCCATGAGCCCCCTCAGCCCCATGCCAG GTTCACCGTTCACTCTGAGCACTCCCAGCGCCCCAGGCCCTCTGGTGTTCACGGCCCTGAGCCCTGATTCTCTGCAGCTCAGCTGGGACAAGCCTCGCAAACCCAACGGAGAAATCCTGGGCTACGTAGTCACCTGCGAACAGATGCACGGTGGAG GCGACGTGCGATCCTTCGAGGTGAACGGCGACAGCTCCGAGACCAGCCTGACCGTCCCGGACCTGACCGAGAACGTTCCTTACAAGTTCAAGGTTCAGGCTCGAACCACACAGGGCTTTGGCCCTGAGAGGGAGGGTATCATCACCATCGAGTCGCAGGACGGAA